From Musa acuminata AAA Group cultivar baxijiao chromosome BXJ3-8, Cavendish_Baxijiao_AAA, whole genome shotgun sequence, one genomic window encodes:
- the LOC135644126 gene encoding probable hexosyltransferase MUCI70 yields MSSSSMLNTISISVSDDDEVTGRMRVRVRPKRKKPGLRGRRELLRWAVRIAMRWWPVLLFLPAVALLLLESSRLGRKLPDEVGDNLAASAKVESLKNLNRLDPTTRVVHGVREHCLKILSPEKLENLEFPVSAESNFPAKRVLYRSDSSDQHSGEQYTITQNEEATRFNLFTGYQTLHEREESFKANETAVVHCGFYSENGGFKISDDDRSFMRTCKVVVSTCAFGGGDDLYQPIGMTEASLEKVCYVAFWDEITQSTQEKEGKVIGEDHMIDKWHVVVVKDLPFSDQRLNGKIPKMLSHRLFPEARFSIWVDSKSQFRRDPIGVIEALLWRTNSVLAISEHGARSSLYDEGKAVVKKHKATPEEVEMQLNQYRMDAIPDDKRFNGKKALAEASVIVREHTASTNLFMCLWFNEVVRFTSRDQLSFPYVLRRLNMTRVNMFPVCTRKDLVNSIGHQRKVKPLVRLTS; encoded by the exons ATGTCCTCGTCCTCAATGTTGAACACCATCTCCATATCCGTCTCCGACGACGACGAGGTCACCGGGAGGATGCGGGTCCGCGTCCGCCCGAAGCGCAAGAAGCCGGGGCTTCGCGGACGGCGCGAGCTCCTCCGGTGGGCGGTGAGGATCGCGATGCGGTGGTGGCCTGTGCTTCTGTTCCTACCTGCGGTCGCCCTGCTCCTCCTCGAGAGCTCGCGGTTGGGGCGGAAGCTTCCTGACGAGGTCGGAGACAATCTGGCTGCTTCCGCGAAGGTGGAATCGCTGAAGAACCTGAACCGGCTCGATCCCACCACCAGAGTCGTCCATGGCGTTAGGGAGC ACTGCCTTAAGATCCTTAGTCCTGAAAAATTAGAGAATTTAGAGTTTCCAGTATCCGCAGAATCCAACTTCCCCGCCAAGAGAGTGTTATACAGATCAGATTCTAGTGACCAGCATTCCGGAGAACAATACACAATTACTCAGAACGAAGAAGCTACAAGATTTAATTTGTTCACCGGATACCAAACTCTTCACGAAAGAGAAGAAAGTTTCAAG GCGAATGAAACTGCTGTGGTGCATTGCGGCTTTTACAGTGAAAATGGAGGATTTAAAATTTCTGATGATGACAGAAGTTTCATGCGAACTTGCAAAGTAGTTGTCTCTACATGTGCATTTGGAGGTGGGGATGATCTGTACCAACCTATTGGAATGACAGAGGCATCACTTGAAAAG GTTTGCTACGTGGCATTCTGGGATGAAATCACTCAGTCAACTCAGGAGAAGGAAGGAAAGGTAATTGGTGAGGACCACATGATCGATAAATGGCATGTTGTGGTTGTGAAGGATCTTCCTTTCTCAGATCAGCGGTTGAATGGGAAAATACCCAAG ATGTTGAGCCATCGCCTTTTTCCCGAAGCAAGGTTTTCAATTTGGGTGGACTCGAAATCTCAGTTTCGAAGAGATCCAATAGGTGTGATTGAAGCTCTACTTTGGCGTACTAATTCTGTACTTGCTATTTCTGAACATGGAGCACGAAGTAGCCTATATGATGAAGGAAAGGCTGTCGTTAAGAAACACAAAGCCACGCCAGAAGAAGTGGAGATGCAATTAAATCAGTATCGGATGGATGCTATTCCTGATGACAAGAGGTTCAATGGAAAGAAAG CTCTAGCTGAGGCATCAGTGATAGTGAGGGAGCATACCGCGTCGACAAATCTTTTCATGTGCCTCTGGTTCAACGAGGTGGTTCGTTTCACATCAAGGGATCAGCTTAGTTTCCCCTATGTGTTGAGACGTCTAAATATGACCAGAGTAAATATGTTTCCTGTCTGTACCAGAAAAGATCTTGTAAATAGCATCGGCCACCAGCGCAAGGTGAAACCTCTTGTAAGGCTAACTAGTTAA
- the LOC103993987 gene encoding protein PHLOEM PROTEIN 2-LIKE A10: MDLLFPFPYIRRRRWLILAATVVVSGYGAYRIYHLPSVARRRRKLFRLLSALATAADAAASSAEAVSLVSSDLNRFLRSDADDLPSSLKQLSKIVRSDELSGSVSSISEALTIGLVRGLQSNGPMVDSSVSETGTGARFSDRVMDKLFSAAGTGFASVVVGSLAKGLVMGFYTRGSTGGDSDGIERSYSQVLPQWFQLVCSDESRALVGNVVQLFVSTAVTVYLDKTMDINTYDELFSGLTNPKHEGKMKDMLVSMCNGAVETLVKTSHQVISSNSGSPEVRAEDLPRVEELDQKAKDGGGWVDQITSKLAVPSNRRFILDVTGRITFETVRSFLDFVLWKIYDGAKRGVNSAREELVVKGLEVVRYISAKSMVIITICLSLCMHIFMGTRVLVPA, from the coding sequence ATGGACCTCCTCTTCCCCTTCCCCTACATTCGCCGCCGGCGATGGCTTATCCTCGCCGCCACCGTCGTCGTCTCCGGATACGGCGCCTATAGAATCTACCACCTTCCTTCCGTCGCCCGGCGGCGCAGGAAGCTGTTTCGCCTCCTCTCTGCCCTCGCCACCGCAGCCGATGCCGCCGCATCCTCCGCTGAGGCTGTCTCCCTTGTATCCTCCGATCTCAACCGATTCCTCCGCTCTGACGCCGACGATCTCCCCTCCAGCTTGAAGCAGTTGTCCAAGATCGTCCGCTCCGACGAGTTATCCGGCTCCGTTTCTAGTATTTCCGAAGCCCTAACGATCGGACTTGTCCGAGGGCTCCAATCCAATGGTCCGATGGTTGATTCTTCCGTTTCGGAGACCGGGACCGGAGCAAGATTCTCCGATCGGGTTATGGATAAGCTGTTCTCCGCCGCTGGAACCGGGTTCGCCTCCGTGGTGGTTGGCAGCTTAGCGAAGGGCCTTGTGATGGGGTTTTACACAAGGGGATCAACCGGTGGTGATTCCGATGGCATCGAGCGATCGTACTCGCAGGTGCTGCCACAGTGGTTCCAATTGGTTTGCAGCGATGAATCTAGAGCTCTCGTCGGAAACGTTGTCCAGCTGTTTGTGAGCACTGCCGTCACGGTCTACCTCGACAAGACGATGGACATCAACACCTATGACGAGCTCTTCTCCGGCCTCACCAACCCGAAACACGAGGGTAAGATGAAGGACATGCTGGTTTCAATGTGCAACGGAGCAGTCGAAACCCTTGTTAAGACTTCCCACCAGGTGATAAGCTCCAATTCGGGCTCGCCTGAGGTCAGAGCAGAAGATCTTCCTCGAGTAGAGGAACTCGATCAGAAGGCGAAGGATGGTGGTGGGTGGGTGGATCAGATAACGTCCAAATTGGCTGTACCGAGCAACAGGAGGTTCATTCTTGATGTCACAGGGAGGATAACCTTTGAGACTGTCAGGTCTTTTCTCGATTTCGTGTTGTGGAAGATATATGATGGTGCGAAAAGAGGAGTAAATTCTGCACGAGAAGAGTTGGTCGTAAAGGGTTTGGAGGTGGTGAGATACATCAGTGCCAAGTCTATGGTCATCATCACAATATGCCTCTCCTTGTGCATGCATATCTTCATGGGGACGCGAGTTTTGGTGCCTGCGTAG
- the LOC135580885 gene encoding uncharacterized protein LOC135580885 has protein sequence MALTNFIVTVVGVTAAVLLLRSDVKQSAAIFRRNVRHIRQWLEEESASAAKSVERSAPKELDSQAPRKEIHKDEKH, from the exons ATGGCGCTGACCAACTTCATCGTGACGGTCGTGGGGGTGACGGCGGCCGTGCTCCTCCTCCGCAGCGACGTCAAGCAGTCCGCCGCCATCTTTCGCCGCAACGTCCGCCACATCCGCCAGTGGCTCGAAGAAGAGTCCGCCTCCGCCGCCAA ATCTGTGGAGCGATCGGCACCCAAAGAGTTGGATTCTCAGGCTCCAAGGAAAGAGATTCACAAGGATGAGAAGCACTAG